A genome region from Hevea brasiliensis isolate MT/VB/25A 57/8 chromosome 9, ASM3005281v1, whole genome shotgun sequence includes the following:
- the LOC110640243 gene encoding sodium-dependent phosphate transport protein 1, chloroplastic: MRNSSRGGKVYADVESKPYDMWKSVPKNDVGLREGDSEISVPWWEEFPKRWVIVILCFSAFLLCNMDRIAGGIWADTVGGKLVLAFGEVWWSIATVLTPIAAKVGLPLLLVVRAFMGIGEGVAMPAMNNIPSKWVPVSERSRSLALVYSGMYLGSVTGLAFSPFLIHQFGWPSVFYSFGSLGTVWFAAWLNKSYSSPLEDPQLRPEEKQLIVANSVSKEPVKTIPWGLILSKAPVWALIVSHFCHNWGTFILQIWMPTYYNQNLGFSVFCPGLQWHFLQILEVDC; this comes from the exons ATGCGGAATTCTAGTCGGGGCGGGAAGGTTTATGCAGACGTTGAGTCCAAGCCCTACGACATGTGGAAGTCGGTGCCGAAAAACGATGTCGGTTTGCGAGAGGGTGACTCGGAGATTTCTGTGCCGTGGTGGGAAGAGTTCCCGAAACGATGGGTTATAGTGATCTTATGTTTCTCCGCTTTTCTTCTCTGCAATATGGATAGA ATTGCTGGTGGCATATGGGCTGACACGGTTGGTGGGAAGCTGGTTTTGGCATTTGGCGAAGTTTGGTGGTCCATTGCTACAGTTCTGACCCCTATTGCCGCAAAAGTTGGGTTGCCTCTTCTCCTTGTCGTTCGTGCTTTCATGGGCATTGGTGAG GGTGTTGCTATGCCTGCCATGAATAATATTCCGTCCAAATGGGTTCCTGTATCTGAGAGGAGTAGATCATTAGCCCTGGTTTACAGTGGCATGTACCTTGGATCAGTTACTGGCCTGGCTTTCTCTCCATTCTTAATACATCAATTTGGATGGCCATCAGTATTTTACTCCTTTGGTTCTCTAGGGACAGTTTGGTTTGCTGCATGGTTAAATAAG tcGTACAGTTCACCTCTTGAAGATCCTCAGCTTCGGCCAGAAGAAAAACAGCTGATTGTTGCGAACAGTGTTTCCAAGGAACCTGTCAAAACAATACCTTGGGGATTAATCTTGTCGAAAGCACCTGTATGGGCCCTAATAGTCTCTCACTTCTGTCACAATTGGGGTACATTTATTCTTCAGATATGGATGCCAACATATTATAACCAA AATCTGGGCTTTTCTGTGTTTTGCCCTGGCTTACAATGGCATTTTCTGCAAATTTTGGAGGTGGATTGCTGA